One window of the Parasphingopyxis algicola genome contains the following:
- the polA gene encoding DNA polymerase I, giving the protein MPEGKHLYLVDGSSYIFRAYHRLPPLTNVRGEPVGAVYGYTTMLWKLVDQLNAEEGPTHLAVILDASAETFRNEIYDQYKANRPEPPEDLVPQFPMIRDATRAFSLPCIEELGFEADDLIASYSKVALRDGWKVTIVSSDKDLMQLIEPGLDLYDTMNDRKLGRDHVLDKFGVEPDKLGEVLALMGDTSDNIPGVTGIGPKTASKLINEYGTVDAVLEAAPDMKKSKMRENLIEQADNARMSRVLVTLKDDVPLPEPLEDFELDGIPEAPLREFLTDHGFKSLLTRIGGDTARAEMAQHSETGAEEAEDEPPIDRSAYETVTEETALDRWIAEARRIGHIAVDTETDSLESVTARLVGVCLATEPGKACYIPLGHGGGDLLGENPDQIDFDTAIAKLKPLFEDPAVLKIGHNLKYDMGVLTQHDIVLAPIDDTIVMSFDLEAGMHGHGMDEIAQLFLGHECIKFKDLVGTGKQQISFAEVPLDKATEYAAEDADVTLRLWKRLKPRLPVDKVTRVYELVDRPLVPVIARMECAGVKVDREELARLSADFAEQMEATEKEVHEIAGEPFTIGSPKQLGEILFDKMGLKGGRKGKSGVWSTDVNEMERLARDGEPIAQKILDWRQLSKLKSTYTDALQAEINPETGRVHTSYSLTGAQTGRLSSTEPNLQNIPIRTEMGRKIRYAFVAEPGNVLLAADYSQIELRLAAHMADVPALKEAFEAGEDIHNRTAQELFGEVDRDTRGKAKTINFAILYGISRWGLAGRLEITPDEAQDMIDRYFERFPGINQYITQTLTAAREAGFTETLFGRKTHFPRLKSKVQHERQGSERAAINAPIQGTSADIIKRAMARMRPALAKEGLDDVRMLLQVHDELVFELPENQVESASAVIGDVMASAAEPLVRIDVPLAVDIGTGPSWGAAH; this is encoded by the coding sequence ATGCCTGAGGGGAAGCATCTCTATCTCGTCGACGGATCGAGCTATATTTTTCGCGCCTATCACCGGCTGCCGCCGCTGACCAATGTGCGCGGCGAGCCGGTCGGCGCGGTCTATGGCTATACGACCATGTTGTGGAAGCTCGTCGACCAGCTCAACGCCGAGGAGGGCCCGACCCATCTTGCCGTGATCCTCGATGCGAGTGCGGAGACTTTCCGCAACGAGATCTACGACCAGTACAAGGCCAACCGGCCGGAGCCGCCCGAGGACCTCGTCCCGCAATTCCCGATGATCCGCGATGCCACGCGCGCCTTTTCGCTGCCCTGTATCGAGGAACTCGGGTTCGAGGCGGACGACCTCATCGCCTCCTATTCCAAGGTGGCGCTCCGGGACGGTTGGAAGGTCACAATCGTCAGTTCGGACAAGGATCTGATGCAGCTGATCGAACCGGGCCTCGATCTTTATGACACCATGAACGACCGCAAGCTCGGCCGCGATCACGTGCTCGACAAGTTCGGCGTCGAGCCCGACAAGCTCGGCGAGGTGCTCGCACTGATGGGCGACACGTCGGACAATATTCCCGGCGTCACCGGTATCGGCCCCAAGACCGCATCCAAGCTGATCAACGAATATGGCACGGTCGACGCTGTCCTCGAGGCGGCGCCGGACATGAAAAAGTCCAAGATGCGCGAAAATCTGATCGAACAGGCGGACAATGCCCGGATGTCCCGCGTCTTGGTGACGCTCAAGGACGACGTCCCGCTGCCCGAACCTCTCGAGGATTTCGAACTGGACGGGATTCCCGAAGCGCCCTTGCGCGAATTCCTCACCGATCATGGTTTCAAGTCGCTGCTCACCCGGATCGGCGGCGACACGGCCCGTGCCGAGATGGCGCAACATAGCGAAACGGGTGCCGAGGAGGCGGAGGACGAACCGCCGATCGACCGCAGCGCCTATGAAACGGTGACCGAAGAAACCGCGCTCGACAGGTGGATCGCCGAGGCGCGGCGCATCGGCCATATCGCCGTCGATACCGAAACGGACAGTCTGGAATCGGTGACCGCGCGGCTGGTCGGCGTGTGTCTGGCCACCGAGCCCGGCAAGGCCTGTTACATCCCGCTCGGCCATGGCGGCGGCGACCTGCTCGGCGAAAATCCCGACCAGATCGATTTCGATACCGCGATCGCCAAGCTCAAGCCGCTGTTCGAGGACCCGGCCGTCCTCAAGATCGGCCATAACCTCAAATATGACATGGGCGTGCTGACCCAGCATGACATCGTTCTTGCGCCGATCGACGATACGATCGTGATGAGCTTCGATCTCGAGGCCGGAATGCACGGCCATGGCATGGACGAGATCGCGCAGCTGTTCCTCGGTCATGAATGTATCAAGTTCAAGGACCTGGTCGGCACCGGCAAGCAGCAGATTTCCTTCGCCGAGGTGCCGCTCGACAAGGCGACCGAATATGCAGCCGAAGACGCCGATGTGACCCTGCGGCTCTGGAAGCGGCTGAAGCCGCGCCTGCCGGTCGACAAGGTCACCCGGGTCTATGAGCTGGTCGACCGGCCGCTGGTTCCGGTCATCGCGCGCATGGAATGCGCGGGCGTCAAGGTCGATCGCGAGGAGCTCGCGCGGCTGTCGGCCGATTTCGCCGAGCAGATGGAAGCGACCGAGAAGGAGGTCCATGAGATTGCGGGCGAACCCTTCACCATAGGCAGTCCGAAACAGCTCGGCGAGATCCTGTTCGACAAGATGGGCCTGAAAGGCGGGCGCAAAGGAAAATCGGGCGTCTGGTCGACCGACGTCAACGAGATGGAGCGCCTCGCCCGCGACGGCGAGCCGATCGCACAGAAGATTCTCGACTGGCGCCAGCTGTCGAAGCTCAAATCCACCTATACCGACGCGTTGCAGGCGGAGATCAACCCCGAAACCGGGCGCGTCCACACCAGCTATTCGCTGACCGGCGCGCAGACCGGGCGGCTATCCTCGACCGAACCGAACCTCCAGAATATCCCGATCCGCACCGAAATGGGCCGCAAGATCCGCTACGCATTCGTGGCCGAGCCCGGCAATGTGCTGCTCGCCGCAGATTACAGCCAGATCGAGCTGCGCCTCGCCGCGCATATGGCCGATGTGCCGGCGCTCAAGGAAGCGTTCGAGGCAGGCGAAGATATTCACAACCGCACGGCGCAGGAGCTGTTCGGCGAGGTCGACCGCGATACGCGCGGCAAGGCGAAAACGATCAACTTCGCTATATTGTACGGGATATCGCGCTGGGGCCTGGCCGGACGGCTGGAAATCACCCCGGACGAAGCGCAGGACATGATCGACCGCTATTTCGAGCGCTTTCCGGGCATCAACCAATATATCACCCAGACGCTGACCGCGGCGCGCGAGGCCGGCTTCACCGAAACCCTGTTCGGCCGCAAGACGCATTTCCCGCGCCTCAAGAGCAAGGTCCAGCACGAGCGCCAGGGGAGCGAGCGCGCGGCAATCAACGCGCCGATCCAGGGAACCAGCGCCGACATCATCAAGCGGGCCATGGCGCGGATGCGGCCGGCGCTCGCGAAGGAAGGGCTCGATGACGTCAGAATGCTGCTCCAGGTGCACGACGAACTGGTCTTCGAACTGCCTGAAAACCAAGTGGAATCGGCCTCGGCCGTGATCGGTGACGTCATGGCTTCAGCCGCCGAACCGCTGGTCAGGATCGACGTGCCGCTTGCCGTCGATATCGGCACCGGCCCGAGCTGGGGCGCTGCGCATTGA
- a CDS encoding ABC transporter ATP-binding protein produces the protein MTEAAIRVENVTKIYEGATRALDSVNLTVPRGTIFGLLGPNGAGKSTLINILAGLVNKTAGSASIWGFDIDRDPRNAKASIGIVNQEITFDPFFTPAETLDIQAGLYGVSRSAKRTAELLRAVRLEDKADAYARTLSGGMKRRLMVAKAMVHSPPVLVLDEPTAGVDIDLRRQLWDYVRELHAGGVTVVLTTHYLEEAEELCDRIAIINHGKLIADKPTRELVNMAQEKAVVVTVENDIAIPPDKAAFEKVEQIDARTLSITYRKDRVNAGEVLSALGEAGHNIIDVSTREADLEDVFLNLTRTAA, from the coding sequence ATGACAGAAGCAGCCATTCGCGTCGAAAACGTCACGAAAATCTACGAGGGCGCAACCCGCGCGCTCGACAGCGTCAATCTGACGGTACCGCGCGGCACGATATTCGGACTGCTCGGCCCCAACGGCGCCGGCAAGTCGACGCTGATCAACATCCTCGCCGGCCTCGTCAACAAAACCGCGGGCTCAGCTTCGATCTGGGGCTTCGACATCGACCGCGATCCCCGCAATGCCAAGGCGAGCATCGGCATCGTCAACCAGGAAATCACGTTCGATCCCTTTTTTACACCAGCTGAGACACTGGATATTCAGGCCGGGTTGTACGGCGTATCCCGGAGCGCGAAGCGGACTGCCGAATTGCTCAGGGCCGTCCGCCTCGAAGACAAGGCGGACGCCTATGCCCGCACGCTCTCCGGCGGCATGAAACGCCGGCTCATGGTGGCCAAGGCGATGGTCCATTCGCCGCCGGTGCTCGTGCTCGACGAACCGACGGCCGGCGTCGACATCGATCTCCGGCGTCAGCTCTGGGACTATGTGCGCGAACTGCATGCGGGCGGCGTGACCGTCGTCCTCACGACGCACTATCTCGAAGAGGCGGAGGAATTGTGCGACCGGATCGCCATCATCAATCACGGCAAGCTCATCGCCGACAAGCCGACCCGCGAACTGGTGAACATGGCGCAGGAGAAAGCCGTCGTGGTCACGGTGGAAAACGACATCGCGATACCGCCGGACAAGGCCGCATTCGAAAAGGTCGAACAGATCGACGCACGGACGCTTTCGATCACCTATCGCAAGGACCGGGTGAATGCCGGCGAGGTGCTTTCGGCCTTGGGTGAAGCCGGCCACAACATCATCGATGTTTCGACGCGCGAAGCCGATCTCGAGGACGTCTTTCTCAACCTGACCCGGACCGCCGCGTGA
- a CDS encoding zinc-finger domain-containing protein, with translation MTDQPETIRVAESRVACDGADDIPGGAALGHPRVWLEIDETGFVDCGYCDRRFILIGGPADTGAGDNAPDKGVSAG, from the coding sequence ATGACCGACCAACCCGAAACCATCCGTGTCGCAGAATCCCGCGTCGCCTGTGACGGCGCCGACGATATCCCGGGCGGTGCCGCGCTCGGCCATCCGCGCGTCTGGCTCGAGATCGACGAAACGGGCTTTGTCGATTGCGGCTATTGCGATCGCCGCTTCATCCTGATTGGCGGCCCGGCCGATACCGGCGCAGGCGATAATGCGCCCGACAAGGGTGTATCCGCCGGCTAA
- a CDS encoding MFS transporter, whose amino-acid sequence MPLPRFLRAYYAYVFLFDFMLGYAIYTVYFQLSGLDVWGIALLFVIWSAVAAAFEMPSGALADHFDRRWQMMAAPLVKATAFAIWALAGGSFALFAIGFVVWSFADSLVSGCKQALLYEHMEAAGQADDYDRILGRDRALVEISAGIALVLGGIVGHFSMPLALWLAIPPLALASIVAFWLPDIRLRSDAGEEKPGYLSHFAEALGEFRRSADLRFITAYLTLGIMLFGVLEEFDPLYYLAVGMPIWTFGLIGALAIAAYAAANVAAYRFAGFRAGGWLFPLVAGLFLFTAGIAESAWLLIPLMLAYICAAPVWVLGEAKFQRVMSGASRATTTSTMMFFHCLASIGMSLAIGGLALTIGLIPAYGWCGIYLIAFSAWAWWRDRRGQSAI is encoded by the coding sequence ATGCCTCTCCCCCGCTTCCTGCGCGCCTATTACGCCTATGTCTTCCTGTTCGATTTCATGCTCGGCTATGCGATCTACACGGTCTATTTTCAGCTGAGCGGGCTCGACGTCTGGGGCATCGCCCTGCTCTTCGTTATCTGGTCGGCCGTCGCTGCGGCTTTCGAAATGCCGTCCGGGGCGCTGGCCGACCATTTCGACCGCCGCTGGCAAATGATGGCCGCGCCGCTGGTCAAAGCCACCGCCTTCGCGATCTGGGCGCTGGCGGGCGGCAGTTTCGCGCTCTTCGCAATCGGCTTTGTCGTCTGGAGCTTCGCCGATTCGCTCGTATCGGGCTGCAAGCAGGCCCTGCTCTACGAGCATATGGAGGCGGCCGGTCAGGCCGACGACTATGACCGCATTCTCGGTCGGGACCGGGCGCTCGTCGAGATCAGCGCCGGCATCGCGCTCGTCCTCGGCGGGATCGTCGGCCATTTTTCGATGCCGCTCGCGCTGTGGCTGGCGATCCCGCCCCTGGCGCTGGCGTCGATCGTCGCCTTCTGGCTGCCCGATATCCGTCTGCGTTCTGACGCGGGAGAGGAGAAGCCGGGCTATCTCAGCCATTTCGCCGAGGCGCTCGGCGAATTCCGGCGGAGCGCGGACCTGCGTTTCATCACCGCCTATCTGACGCTCGGGATCATGCTGTTCGGCGTGCTCGAGGAATTCGATCCGCTTTACTATCTCGCGGTCGGGATGCCGATCTGGACTTTCGGACTGATCGGCGCCCTCGCTATCGCCGCCTATGCCGCCGCCAATGTCGCCGCCTATCGCTTCGCCGGCTTTCGCGCGGGCGGCTGGCTGTTTCCGCTCGTCGCCGGGCTCTTTCTCTTCACGGCGGGGATCGCCGAATCCGCCTGGCTGCTGATTCCGCTGATGCTCGCCTATATCTGCGCCGCGCCCGTCTGGGTGCTCGGCGAAGCCAAGTTTCAGCGGGTGATGAGCGGCGCGAGCCGCGCGACGACGACATCGACGATGATGTTCTTCCATTGCCTGGCGAGCATCGGCATGTCCCTCGCGATCGGCGGCCTCGCACTGACGATCGGGCTGATCCCGGCCTATGGCTGGTGCGGCATCTATCTGATCGCCTTTTCGGCCTGGGCGTGGTGGCGCGACCGGCGCGGGCAAAGCGCGATCTAG
- a CDS encoding DUF4402 domain-containing protein, protein MIRKTAIARRGAFIGIASPLLLVAMPLDAATTNGTAETAILQQLALTQVSVLDFGTIIPSNTAGRINIRRNNGVCVAQGGVTLIGTDCQRGEFLITGPSGQRVRITTAAAPITLSRLGGGATMTMDRVRINGNRNKRLDAAGQRTFYVSGRLQVGANQAPGVYDGTFDVTVDYR, encoded by the coding sequence ATGATCCGCAAAACAGCCATTGCGCGCCGGGGGGCGTTTATCGGCATAGCATCGCCGCTCCTGCTGGTCGCAATGCCGCTTGACGCCGCAACCACGAATGGCACGGCCGAAACCGCAATCCTGCAGCAACTGGCGCTGACCCAGGTCTCGGTTCTCGACTTCGGCACGATCATTCCCAGCAACACGGCCGGGCGCATCAATATCCGCCGGAACAACGGCGTGTGCGTCGCCCAGGGCGGGGTGACCCTGATCGGCACCGATTGCCAGCGCGGCGAATTCCTGATCACCGGACCGTCGGGTCAGCGCGTGCGCATCACGACGGCCGCCGCGCCGATCACGCTCTCGCGCCTGGGCGGCGGCGCAACGATGACGATGGACCGCGTGCGGATCAACGGCAACCGGAACAAGCGGCTGGACGCTGCGGGCCAGCGGACTTTCTATGTCAGCGGCCGGTTGCAGGTCGGCGCCAACCAGGCCCCGGGCGTTTATGACGGGACGTTCGACGTCACCGTCGACTATCGCTGA
- the nadB gene encoding L-aspartate oxidase, protein MDHDVLIIGSGAAGLTAAITLAERFKVLVLAKGEISGGSTAWAQGGIAAVLEPGDTFESHIGDTMDAGAGLNRKETVEFVVENAPRAIARLVELGVPFNVEADGDLHLTREGGHSHRRIVHVDDATGWAVQEALERAAEANPNITMLPDMVAIDLITDRHADAPTETDHVWGAYAFNKASGHVETFAARATILATGGAGRTYLFSTAPRGATGDGIAMAWRAGCSISNMEFMQFHPTCLYNLEVKNFLITEAVRGEGGHLKLPHDAPDPGKRFMPEFDKRAELAPRDIVARAIDHEIKRLGLDYVHLDISHREPEFVKEHFPNIHDKLIGLGIDMTVEPIPVVPAQHYTCGGVRIDLDGRTDLPGLYAAGEVSESGLHGANRLASNSLLECFVFGEAAANHISTNWDSLPEPPAIQPWDESRVTDSDEEVVVQHNWREIRRFMWDYVGIVRTTKRLERAQHRVELLRQEVDEYYGNFRVTPDLIELRNLIEVAALIVRSALARQESRGLHYTTDYPDRAKNAVDTVLKP, encoded by the coding sequence ATCGATCACGACGTCCTGATCATCGGCTCGGGCGCGGCCGGCCTGACGGCAGCGATTACGCTCGCCGAGCGGTTCAAGGTGCTCGTGCTCGCCAAGGGCGAGATATCGGGCGGATCGACGGCCTGGGCGCAGGGCGGGATCGCCGCCGTGCTGGAACCCGGGGATACGTTCGAGAGCCATATCGGGGACACGATGGACGCCGGCGCCGGGCTCAACCGCAAGGAAACGGTCGAGTTCGTCGTCGAGAACGCGCCGCGGGCGATCGCGCGGCTGGTCGAACTCGGCGTGCCCTTCAATGTCGAGGCGGATGGCGACCTGCACCTCACCCGCGAGGGCGGACACAGCCATCGCCGTATCGTCCATGTCGACGACGCGACCGGATGGGCCGTGCAGGAAGCGCTGGAACGGGCCGCCGAGGCCAATCCGAATATCACCATGCTGCCCGACATGGTAGCGATCGACCTGATCACCGACCGGCACGCCGATGCGCCGACCGAGACCGACCATGTCTGGGGCGCCTATGCGTTCAACAAGGCCAGCGGCCATGTCGAGACCTTTGCCGCGCGCGCGACGATCCTCGCAACCGGCGGAGCCGGGCGCACCTATCTCTTCTCGACCGCGCCGCGCGGCGCGACCGGCGACGGCATCGCCATGGCCTGGCGCGCCGGGTGCAGCATTTCCAACATGGAATTCATGCAGTTCCACCCGACCTGCCTCTACAATCTCGAGGTCAAGAATTTCCTGATCACCGAGGCGGTGCGCGGCGAAGGCGGGCATCTGAAACTGCCGCACGATGCGCCCGATCCGGGCAAACGCTTCATGCCCGAATTCGACAAACGCGCCGAGCTCGCGCCGCGCGACATCGTCGCCCGCGCGATCGACCATGAGATCAAGCGCTTGGGGCTCGACTATGTCCATCTCGACATCAGTCATCGCGAGCCCGAATTCGTGAAAGAGCATTTCCCGAATATCCACGACAAACTGATCGGCCTCGGCATCGACATGACGGTGGAGCCGATCCCGGTCGTCCCCGCCCAGCATTATACGTGCGGCGGCGTGCGCATCGATCTCGACGGCCGCACCGATCTGCCCGGCCTGTATGCGGCTGGCGAGGTCAGCGAGAGCGGCCTGCATGGCGCCAACCGGCTCGCATCCAATTCGCTGCTCGAATGTTTCGTGTTCGGCGAAGCGGCGGCCAACCATATCAGCACGAACTGGGACTCGCTTCCCGAACCGCCGGCCATCCAGCCCTGGGACGAAAGCCGGGTGACCGATTCCGACGAGGAAGTCGTGGTCCAGCACAACTGGCGCGAGATTCGCCGCTTCATGTGGGACTATGTCGGCATCGTCCGCACGACGAAACGTCTCGAACGCGCCCAGCATCGCGTCGAGCTGCTGCGCCAGGAAGTCGACGAATATTATGGCAATTTCCGCGTGACGCCCGACCTGATCGAGCTCCGCAACCTGATCGAAGTCGCCGCGCTGATCGTCCGTTCGGCGCTGGCGCGCCAGGAAAGCCGCGGCCTGCACTATACGACGGACTATCCGGACCGTGCGAAGAATGCGGTGGATACCGTCCTCAAACCATAG
- the purH gene encoding bifunctional phosphoribosylaminoimidazolecarboxamide formyltransferase/IMP cyclohydrolase: MTQVKVTRALLSVSDKNGLAELGQALVRHGVELVSTGGTAKALRDAGLDVRDISDLTGFPEMMDGRVKTLHPKVHGGLLAVRDNDEHVAAMEAHDIGAIDLVVVNLYPFAATVARGADRPDIIENIDIGGPSMVRSAAKNHAHVAIVTDPADYDELIAALDADGGMTSLDFRKRLAANAFAATATYDSMIASWFAFADQGEQFPERLQIPVRRKQALRYGENPHQAASLYEPEMPGAKGIAQAEQLQGKELSYNNFNDADAALELVSEFDTAEPSCVIVKHANPCGVATAGSAIDAYKAAFVCDTVSAFGGIVALNQSLDAEIAAAITEIFTEVVIAPDADEEARAIFARKKNLRLLLTGDFADPARPGLTMKTIAGGLLFQGRDNGRITRDDLTVVTRRQPTDRELADCLFAWTVAKHVKSNAIVYAKDSSTAGVGAGQMNRLESARIAAWKAKDAAEKAGWSEPRTIGSAVASDAFFPFADGLMAAVEAGATAVIQPGGSIRDDEVIAAADKAGLAMVFTGMRHFRH, translated from the coding sequence ATGACACAGGTCAAAGTTACCCGCGCCCTGCTTTCCGTTTCCGACAAAAACGGTCTCGCCGAACTCGGGCAGGCGCTCGTACGCCACGGCGTCGAACTGGTGTCGACCGGCGGCACCGCGAAGGCGCTGCGCGATGCCGGGCTCGACGTGCGGGATATATCGGACCTGACCGGCTTCCCCGAAATGATGGATGGACGGGTCAAAACGCTGCATCCCAAGGTGCATGGCGGCCTTCTCGCCGTGCGCGACAATGACGAGCATGTCGCCGCAATGGAGGCGCATGATATCGGCGCGATCGACCTGGTCGTGGTCAACCTCTATCCCTTCGCCGCCACGGTGGCGCGCGGCGCCGATCGGCCGGATATCATCGAGAATATCGATATCGGCGGTCCGTCCATGGTGCGTTCGGCGGCCAAGAATCATGCCCATGTCGCGATCGTTACCGATCCGGCGGACTATGACGAGCTGATCGCGGCGCTCGATGCCGATGGCGGCATGACGTCTCTAGACTTCCGTAAACGCCTGGCTGCAAACGCTTTTGCAGCGACGGCGACCTATGATTCGATGATTGCCAGCTGGTTCGCCTTTGCCGATCAGGGGGAGCAGTTTCCCGAGCGGCTGCAGATCCCCGTCCGCCGCAAACAGGCCTTGCGCTACGGCGAAAACCCGCATCAGGCGGCTTCGCTCTACGAGCCCGAAATGCCGGGCGCGAAAGGGATCGCCCAGGCCGAGCAGCTGCAGGGCAAGGAACTCAGCTACAATAATTTCAACGATGCCGATGCGGCGCTCGAGCTGGTTTCCGAATTCGATACCGCCGAGCCCAGCTGTGTGATCGTCAAGCATGCCAATCCGTGCGGCGTGGCGACCGCCGGCTCGGCGATCGATGCGTACAAGGCGGCGTTCGTCTGCGATACTGTCTCGGCCTTTGGCGGAATCGTCGCGCTCAATCAGTCGCTCGACGCGGAAATCGCGGCGGCTATCACCGAAATCTTCACCGAGGTTGTGATCGCACCGGACGCCGATGAAGAGGCGCGCGCCATCTTCGCCAGGAAGAAGAATCTGCGGCTGCTGCTGACGGGCGATTTCGCCGATCCGGCGCGGCCGGGCCTGACGATGAAGACGATCGCCGGCGGCCTGCTGTTTCAGGGCCGCGACAATGGGCGGATCACGCGCGACGATCTGACGGTCGTGACCAGAAGGCAGCCGACGGACCGGGAGCTGGCCGACTGCCTCTTCGCCTGGACGGTGGCCAAGCATGTCAAATCGAACGCGATCGTCTACGCCAAGGACAGCAGCACGGCGGGTGTGGGCGCGGGACAGATGAACCGGCTGGAATCGGCGCGTATTGCCGCCTGGAAAGCCAAGGATGCGGCCGAAAAGGCCGGCTGGAGCGAACCGCGCACTATCGGTTCGGCCGTGGCGTCGGATGCTTTCTTCCCCTTTGCCGACGGGTTGATGGCGGCCGTTGAAGCGGGCGCGACCGCGGTGATCCAGCCTGGCGGCTCGATCCGCGACGACGAGGTGATCGCGGCGGCCGACAAGGCTGGCCTTGCGATGGTCTTTACCGGGATGCGGCACTTCCGGCATTGA
- a CDS encoding DUF4402 domain-containing protein, protein MKRELFWAILAPTLAAGHIGAAHAADDSADSEAVIVTPLSLVNTTDLEFGTLLAGPTAGTVVINPDSDARSVTGGVTAAGSGGQAAQFWTYGGPLQFIFVTRGPLPVLDRVGGGSSMNVSQLTLNGPVFRFLNNAGLLDLRVGGRLQVGANQAPGVYEGEFQITVTYF, encoded by the coding sequence ATGAAACGCGAATTGTTTTGGGCCATTCTGGCTCCGACCTTGGCCGCGGGCCATATCGGCGCCGCGCATGCCGCTGACGACAGCGCCGATTCCGAGGCGGTGATCGTCACGCCGCTTTCGCTGGTCAATACAACCGATCTGGAATTCGGAACGCTGCTCGCCGGTCCTACCGCGGGCACAGTGGTCATCAATCCCGATAGTGACGCCCGCTCGGTAACCGGCGGCGTCACGGCAGCCGGCTCGGGGGGGCAGGCCGCCCAATTCTGGACCTATGGCGGACCGCTGCAGTTCATCTTCGTGACCCGCGGCCCGCTCCCGGTCCTCGATCGGGTCGGCGGCGGCAGCAGCATGAATGTTTCGCAGCTGACGCTCAACGGCCCGGTTTTCCGGTTCCTGAACAATGCCGGCCTGCTCGATCTGCGCGTGGGGGGCAGGTTGCAGGTCGGCGCCAACCAGGCCCCGGGCGTCTATGAAGGCGAGTTCCAGATCACCGTGACCTATTTCTAG
- a CDS encoding lipopolysaccharide biosynthesis protein, which yields MADIKKPPPPDLSALARGGRTNFFGFILRLAARIPFLFIAGRWYGAEALGIFAYAVIVVEFAAQLSTLGLKRGLAEQLSKTDRPHVDVIWDAMLAGFVASAIAVALLVAFPQAMFPNSEIQGLERLLPLTIFALAASDIALAALAYRHDIGATVRARAIVEPWTISIAAFFLAFYSLRDGLILAYVLSMIAALAASLWPLFRTYGVPHGWRPHPVRLLRLAWANLPMAGADAIEWVSRRLDIAILGLFFSPTIVGIYYVAQQLASLPQKLKTSFDPILGPVITQNLRDGNRAAVAKQVRQAGFWIIAAQAGVALALGIPGEAWMGLVGAAFVGGTGILAFLLAAEVVAATAAVSEAALVYVARHRNLMISCFMLAVQAALTVAIILIMRENGLPMLYQATGPALALMLALGMASIMKARLLSRLLEAPVSPWRWALVWAAGTATVVGYVATFTPEWTELLIGVPAVLAAYGAIIWYRGFGPDDRILFKMGKREAV from the coding sequence ATGGCGGATATAAAGAAGCCTCCGCCGCCCGATTTGTCCGCGCTCGCCAGGGGCGGTCGGACCAATTTTTTCGGGTTCATCCTCCGGCTGGCCGCCCGCATCCCATTCCTCTTCATTGCCGGTCGCTGGTACGGCGCCGAGGCGCTCGGCATTTTCGCTTATGCCGTCATCGTCGTCGAGTTCGCGGCGCAACTCTCGACGCTCGGGCTCAAACGCGGGCTGGCGGAACAGCTCTCCAAGACCGATCGGCCGCATGTCGACGTCATCTGGGATGCCATGCTCGCCGGGTTCGTCGCTTCGGCCATCGCCGTCGCGTTACTGGTCGCCTTTCCGCAGGCGATGTTCCCGAACAGCGAAATCCAGGGGCTGGAACGGCTGCTGCCGCTGACGATTTTCGCGCTGGCGGCTTCGGATATCGCGCTCGCCGCGCTCGCCTATCGTCACGATATCGGCGCCACGGTCCGCGCTCGGGCGATCGTCGAACCCTGGACGATCAGCATCGCTGCCTTCTTCCTGGCGTTCTATTCGCTGCGCGACGGGCTGATCCTCGCCTATGTGCTCTCGATGATCGCGGCCCTGGCCGCCTCGCTCTGGCCGCTGTTCCGGACCTATGGCGTGCCGCATGGCTGGCGGCCGCATCCGGTGCGGCTGTTGCGGCTCGCCTGGGCCAATCTGCCGATGGCCGGCGCCGACGCGATCGAATGGGTGTCGCGCCGGCTGGATATCGCCATACTCGGCCTGTTTTTCTCGCCCACCATCGTCGGCATATATTATGTCGCCCAGCAGCTCGCTTCCTTGCCCCAAAAGCTCAAGACCAGTTTCGATCCGATCCTCGGGCCGGTGATCACCCAGAATCTGCGCGACGGAAACCGGGCGGCAGTAGCCAAACAGGTGCGCCAGGCCGGTTTCTGGATCATCGCCGCCCAGGCCGGGGTCGCGCTGGCGCTCGGAATTCCCGGCGAAGCCTGGATGGGACTGGTCGGCGCCGCCTTTGTCGGCGGAACCGGAATATTGGCTTTCCTTCTGGCCGCGGAAGTCGTCGCGGCGACAGCCGCCGTTTCGGAAGCAGCACTGGTCTATGTCGCGCGCCACCGCAATCTCATGATCTCCTGCTTCATGCTGGCCGTGCAGGCGGCGTTGACCGTGGCCATCATCCTGATCATGCGGGAAAACGGTTTGCCGATGCTCTATCAGGCGACGGGCCCTGCCCTCGCGCTGATGCTCGCGCTCGGCATGGCTTCGATCATGAAAGCGCGGCTGCTGTCCCGCCTGCTCGAAGCGCCGGTCAGCCCCTGGCGCTGGGCCCTGGTCTGGGCGGCCGGCACGGCGACCGTGGTCGGCTATGTTGCTACCTTCACGCCCGAATGGACGGAATTGCTGATCGGCGTGCCGGCGGTCCTGGCCGCTTACGGCGCCATCATCTGGTATCGCGGCTTCGGGCCGGACGACCGGATCCTGTTCAAGATGGGCAAGCGCGAGGCCGTATAG